ATCTTGCCCGGATTTGAGTTCTTGGGACAGATATACGCCATCTTGCCATCTGAATGCTGCCCTATCCTCACGTTCGCAAGCCATTTCTCGTAAACTCCCCTGCAGTCCATCAGGTACGCACCGGTCCTCACAAAGACCGCTGCATCGCCTGTCCAGCCTGCTCTTTCCCTTGTGGGACAATCAGTAGGAATGTCACAGAAGTTTGACTTCATAGACCATACACTGTTTCTAAAGAGCTTATTTACTTCATCTACACCACACTCAAAGCCTGCTGTTTCCTTCATGTCCGAATACACAGCAATGCTCTTAATCTGGATGTCTGACAGTAAAATATCGCTCGTTACCTTTGCATATCTGAATCCAAACATCGAAAAATGCGGCTTAAAATCATTCCTGCCCGGCTTGCAAATATAGTTTATTTCCTGCTTTATTCCACCGGATTTGTTTCTGTCTCCGGGCTGGAAGTTTTCTATTGTGAAGTTCCCGTCCTCATCCAGGGTTTCACCGTGGATGAGACAGATCTTCTCACCGCCTTTGGCATTTTCCACGACAAAAGAAGTATATCCGGCCAGGTTCTGCCCGAAATCAAATACGCTTTCTCCATTCGGAGTTGTGGTAAGTCTGCCTTCAAACACTTCATGTTCCGTAACAAACGGCGATGTCTGAGCTATAAGATTCCCTTTGTCAAAAGACATCTTTCTTGCCTTATGCCACTCACCAAAGCCCGAACCGGCATCGCAGGTCTCTCCCAGCTCAAGGTCCGTAAGCTTTATAGGTCCGTTTTCACAGGCATCCCAGCTGCAATCCGTAACAAGTAAAGGATTATCTATGTCTCCATCGCCTATTATCGCGCACAGAAATGAAATATCCTCTCCGTACAGATTTCTCACACCGTCAATCCCGTTGCATCCTCTGTACCAGCCATCACCCAGTGTGACGAATATCTCGTTTTCCCCGCATATCAGCGTATCCGTGATCTCATACTCCTGATACTGAAGCCTTTTATCATACTCATCACATCCCGGTGTCAGTCGCGCATCCGTAATTTTCCGGCCATTTATCAATATTTCATACAAGCCATGGGCCGTAGCATATATGCTAACTTTCCCCTCTTTATAAGAGAATGTGGTCCTTAAATAGCCTGCTCCCTTTCTCTTATCAGGTTCTGTCACGGTTTCAGGTGATATCCACTTTGCTTTCTCATAAATCTTAGCCGCTTCCATCTAACACCTCTTGTATTCTTTACTGCTTTTTAATATTCATAAGAGCATTTGAAAGTGCCTTAATCTCGTCAGATTCTATATCCATTCCGCCCTGTTGCAGGAGCTTCTTAAGGGGCTGGCGGGCAATCATCTGCTGCATTGCTTCTGAAATCTCTACGCCTTCTCCCATTCCGCCTGCTGTTCTTGATGTCATTGCTGCCATCATCCTGTCGAGAATTGCTTTTCCTTCAGGTATGGCCTGAATCTCTGCCATTGTACTTGAAAGGGAAAGGTATCCCTCTTTTTCCTCAGGTTCATCTGCCTTATCAAACCAGTTTCTGACCTTTTTATCCGGTGCAAAATATGTCGGATTGGGCTCAGAAACCTTTGCTATCTCCATTTCATCAGATAACTCGCCTGAAACAGCCTTTATTGTATGTACTCCGGTTATGGGAACATTAAACTTAAATACGTGTTCTCCGCTTGCATTTCCAACTTCTACACCGTCAACAAAGAGTGTGACGGACTTTTGGTTTGAATATACCTTTATCTCTGTATTATCCTCGATGCGGTCGTGATATCTTTTTCCGCAAAGATGAACGAAAGGCTCATCAGACCACCATGCTTTATAGATATAATAAGCGTCCTTTTTCTGCTTTCTGTCAAAGGTGATGACACCCTTGTGGTTTTTGCCCGGATCTCCTGCCTCATCTCGTCCTGCTGCAGCAAATTCAAACATATTCCAAAGATATGTTCCCCAGATATATGGACGGGTGCTGAACATTTCAAGCATATGCTCGTGATAAACAGCCTGATAACT
The sequence above is a segment of the Butyrivibrio proteoclasticus B316 genome. Coding sequences within it:
- a CDS encoding family 78 glycoside hydrolase catalytic domain encodes the protein MEAAKIYEKAKWISPETVTEPDKRKGAGYLRTTFSYKEGKVSIYATAHGLYEILINGRKITDARLTPGCDEYDKRLQYQEYEITDTLICGENEIFVTLGDGWYRGCNGIDGVRNLYGEDISFLCAIIGDGDIDNPLLVTDCSWDACENGPIKLTDLELGETCDAGSGFGEWHKARKMSFDKGNLIAQTSPFVTEHEVFEGRLTTTPNGESVFDFGQNLAGYTSFVVENAKGGEKICLIHGETLDEDGNFTIENFQPGDRNKSGGIKQEINYICKPGRNDFKPHFSMFGFRYAKVTSDILLSDIQIKSIAVYSDMKETAGFECGVDEVNKLFRNSVWSMKSNFCDIPTDCPTRERAGWTGDAAVFVRTGAYLMDCRGVYEKWLANVRIGQHSDGKMAYICPKNSNPGKIAEMFSASVGWGDAAVLVPWNLYRIYGDEQILKDNYEMMKKWVDFLGRRAGKSKLKNRFGKNPYRKYIIDTGMDYGEWCEPGADVMKTMMSAFKDGQPEVATAYYAYSSGILAKISEILGNGADADKYKEISEKATEAYRYLVLKDGHIRSDRQCEYVRPLAFCLLPVKEAVEAAKDLNELVVKNDYHLNTGFLSTPFLCSVLADYGYVDTAYRLLLQRSYPSWLYAVEKGATTIWETWDGIREDDTVHDSLNHYSYGAVSGWLLSGVLGIRYDFDKVLIKPLPDERLKFAKGYYDSPKGRIVSEWRYIEETDSFAYRFEIPEGMEAELELPGEEKRILTSGSYEI